The genomic segment attgtataaatgttgttgtgagattttttttcatatgagatcaatttttagtagatttatttataggattttaaaaattttagcaattgcaacttcatttttttcatatgaatttttttagttgaatttatttttttattttatttatttgttgcaaatttgtttgaattgattttcttattcttttttccaagcattttgagtatatattatacagtgttaatttatgttaatttaattattttataattttataaaataaattttttttaaaatgtttttcaataattaccgacggaaatttcgtcggtaaatccctcggtaattctgttggtaataaaaaaattattactgacGCGTCTATTTCgtcagtaaatccgtcggtaattctattaccaacggatttaccgacggacaaaacATTACCGACGAtcatttccgtcggtaatataattaccgatggaatatgtgtcttacaccgacggaaaaattctatcggtaaaactgttaaatcttgtagtgtatTGTGTTGTtgttatacatattttttttttaatacattggTGTCAAGATTATCATTTCTCAAaactttttatgttaaaaatagcATTGTTTCATTAAACGCATTTAGCATTTTCTTAACACATAATataattccatttttttttatggtttaaaacatgtttttaatgattaatagCATATTGGCCTGTGCTTCGCAGCgggttaataatatttttttttcaaatataaaaaattatgaagaataTAGAGAATATTTAATGCATTAGATCTGACGGTAACCCAACTCTATTGGGTCCTGCCGGTAGTGAGGCCCAACACTATTGGGTCATGCTACGACAGGCCCAACGCTATTGGGTCCTCCTAGACAGTAGGACTCAACTTTACTAggagaaaagaaattcaatcaacccaacctcatatgagaaaaaattatcatcgcccaaattttgtataatataaaaaaaatctcatcaatttattttctctttactgcatgaaaaaaaaattacttaaatgaaaataaaaaaaatctaaaatgtaaATATCTGGGTCTAACTGCGAGCCGAACCAAATAGCATTGGGTCTAGCTTTCAAGCCAAACCTAGCACCTGTTGGAAGCGATTTGGATCTAGCTTGGTAACCAAACCCAACAGCTTTTAGCAcagaaaacagaaaagataatgCCCCCAACATCACTTTTTGcctaaaaaatagcaaaaacaatACCCCCATGACGTTACAATGTCGTCCACAGTGCAAACACTCTTTGTCTACAATGTGGTCCAGAGTACAATGAGTCTATGTCCATAGTAAATGGGATGGAAAAATATACAATTCGTTACATTACCATCACTAAAAAATAGTaccttctttttaattaatctgtgGCAAAAATTAAcccagtttttcttttattctatgTATAtagtattttcattttttatggaaaacTTTGTAgccattaatatataaatacctATTGTTTAATATTCCAAGGcggttatttaataaaaaagagacaaaGAATTGCAAGTATATGATAGTATGATTGCTATGAAACACcacttttttggtttttatcaatTTGCATCTCTTATGTAGCATGTGCAATCCATTACCCTAGAAGAATATAAGATGATTAATCACTATAAGGTCCATGCAAAAATGACCTAAAATAACAACAGAAAGACCCAACCTTAATTCTTATATGAATAggcctaaaaaaaattgaacttctACCGTATAACAAAATTCCATAACATTTGTAAATAAACACATTTAATGGGAGTGTCATGAATTGAGTTTTGCTGGTAGTAGCGCCCAATGttattggaagaaaagaaattcaactaaccaaaccttaaataaaaaaaaattataatcacctaacttttgtacaatataaaaaaaactctcattaatttattttcactttatcgtatggaaaaaaattagataagagaaaagaaaaaacatctaaagaggcaaaaaaataaaattgaaaatatctcgGTCTGGCTGAAAGCCGGACCCAATAGCGTTGGGTCTAACTGCCAAGCAAGACCTAACACCTGTTGGAAGCAATTTGGGTGTCGCTGACAAGCCAGACCTAGCAGGGCTAGGGCTAGGTCTGGCTTGACAGCCAGACCCAACAGTTTTTggaacaaaaaaaggaaagacaaCGCCCCTAGCAACACTCTTTAACTAAAAAACAACGACGACAATGCCCCCATGGTGCTACAATGTCGTCAACAGTGCAAATACTTTATGTCCACGGTAATTATCATCTAaattttgtacaatataaaaaaaagagtctcATCAATTTACTTCCTCTTTAtcgtatgaaaaaaaaatacataggagaaaagaaaaaaaatctaacgaggtaaaaaaataaaattggacaTATCTGTGTCTGGCTAAACTTAATAGCCTTGGGTCTGGCTGTCACGTTAGCTCTGGCTTCCAAGCCACATCCGATAGcttttgacaacaaaaaaaagacaacaccCCCGACAACATTTTATGACtaaaaacagcaaaaacaaTGCCCCCATGACGTTATAGTGTTGTCCACGGTGCAAACACTCTTTGTTTATAGTGTGGTCCAGAGTGTAATGAGTCTATATCCATAATAAATAGAATGCAAAGATAAACAATCCGTTACATTGTCAtccctaaaaaaacaatacccttttttaattaatgtgtgGCAAAAATGAaccaagtttatttttattccatGTAGAtagtcttttcattttttatggaaatatatatatatatatatatatatatatatatgtgtgtgtgtgtgtgtgtgtgtgtgtgtgtgtgtgtgttaataaataaataccgATTGTTTAATATTCCAAgccaattatttaataaaacaaaatgatgaagaatTGTAAGCATATGATGGTATGAATGCTATGAAACACCATCTTCTTGGTTTTTATCAATTTGCATCTCTTATGTGGCATGTGTAATCCATTTTCCTAGGCGAATAAAAGATGATTGATCACTATAAGGTCCATGCAAAAGTAGCCTAAGAATAACAGCAGAAGAACCCAACCCTAATTCTTATACGAATAGgcctaaaaacaatttaaacttataccgtataaataaattcaataacatTTGTAAATAAACGCATTTAATGAAAGTGTCAGGAATTGGGTCCTACTGGGCAACAAGCCCAACGCTATTGGGTCTTCCTAGGTAGCAGGACTCAACTTTATTGGGagaaaagaaattcaaccaacccaacctcaaatgaaaaaaaaaattataatcacccaacttttgtataatataaaaaagtctcatcaatttattttctctttaccgtatgaaaaaaattaaataagagaaaagaaaaaatctgaaGAGGTaacaaataatattgaaaatatctGGGTCTGGCTGAAAGGCGGACCTGATAGTGGTGGGTCTGGCAACCAAGCCAGACCAAGCAATTGTTGGAAGCGATTTGGGTAGCCAGACCCAATAGGGTGGGGTCTGGCTGTCCAGCAAGACCCGATAGTGTCGCTTTTGGCTCTCATGCTAGACTCAACAGCTTTTGaccctaaaaaaagaaaagacaacaccCCCAACAACACTTTTTGACTAAAAGTAGCAAAGACAACACCTCATGACGCTACAGTGTCGTTCATAGTGCAAACACTCCATATCTACAGTGTGGTCCACAGTGCAATGAGTCTATGTCCACAGTaatcatcacccaacttttgtataatataacaaaagtctcatcaatttattttttctttaccatatgaaaaaactattacataagagaaaaaaaaatctaataaggtaaaaaagtaaaattcaacATATCTAGGTTTGGCTGAAAGCCGAACCCAATAGCCTTGGGTCTGGCTACAAGCCAAATCTAGAACCTGTTGAAAGCAATTTGGGTTTGGCTCTGTAACAAGACCCAATAATGTGGTAGCTAGACCCAACAATTTTTGGCACAGAAAACAGAAAAGCTAATGCCCTCCAACATCAAGTTTTGACTAAAAAGTAGCAAAGACAATGCCCCCAAGGCACTACAGTGTTGTCCACAGTGCAAATATTCTATATCTATAGTGTAGTCTACAATGTAATGAGTCTATCTCCATAATAAATGGGATGGAAAGATGTACAATTCATTACATTGTCATCTCTAAAAaacaacacttttttttaaaaaaattaatctatggcaaaaaaataacttgtttttcttttattccatGTACATaggcttttcattttttttgtggaaAAATCTATAGTCGTTAATATATAAATACTGATTGTTTAAAATTCCAAGGcgattatttaataaaaaaataaacgaagATTGCAAGCATATGATGGTATAAATGGTATGAAACACCACCTCTTTGCTTTTTTATCAATTTGCATCTCTTATACGGCATGTGCAATCCATTGGCTTGGGTGAATAAAAGATGATCGATCACTATAAGGTTCATGCAAACTTGACCTAAGAATAACAGCAGAAGGACCCAACCCTAATTCTTATGCGAATAGGcctgaaaacaaattaaacttcTAATGTATAAACAAATTCCATAACTTTTCTAAATAAATGCATTTAATGAAAGTTTTATGAATTGGGTCCTGCTAGGCACCAAAGCCTAACACTGACACAACTCTATTGGGagaaaagaaattcaaccaacccaacctcaaatgaaaaaaaaaatcatcacccaacttttgtacaatataaaaaaagtctcatcaatttatttcctttttattgtatgacaaatattaaataatagaaaataaaaaatatctaaagagacaaaaaaatgaaactggAAATAATCTGGGTGTGGTTAAAAGTCAGACCCAATAGTATTGGGTATGGCTTCGAGGTAAACCCAATAGTGTTGGGTATGGCTCCCAAGCTAAACCCAACAACTTTTggcacaaaaaacaaaaaagacaatgCCTTTATCTGTATGTTTTGACAAACAACAGCAAAGACAATGCCCCAATTGCATTACAGTGTCATCCACAATGCAAACACTCTATGTCTATAGTGTAATGAGTCTATGTCTATAGTAAATAGGATGGAAAGAAATACAATCCATTACATTGTCATCCCtaaaaaacaatactttttttaaattaatctgtGGCAAAAATTAAcctagtttttcttttactccATGTAAATAggcttttcattttttgtggAAAAATCTATAGGtgttaatatataaatactGATTGTTTAATATTCCAagtcaattatttaattaaaaaaatgacgaAGAATTGCAAGCATATGATGGTATGAATGATATGAAACACCAtctctttactttttattaatttgcatCTCTTATGCGGCATGTGCAATTCATTGTCTtaagtgaataaaaaatgatcGATCACTTAAGGTTCATGTAAAAATGGCTTAAGAATAACAATAGAAGGACCCAATCCTAATTCTTATATGAATATGCCTGGAAACAAATTAAACTTCTACCATATAAACAAAATCCATAACTTTtgtaaataaatacatttaatGGAGACGTCATGAATTGGGTCCTACTAGCAACAGGACCCAATGTTATTGGGTTATGCTGGGCAACAAGGCCCAACACTGACCCAACTATATTGGGagaaaagaaattcaaccaactcaaccttaaattaaaaaaaattatcatcacccaacttttatacaatataaaaaaaatcttatcaatttattttctctgttccgtatgaaaaatattaaataaaaaaaatctaaagaggcaaaaaaataaaattaaaaatatctggGTCTGACTGAaaaccagacccaatagcattgaGTCTGGCTCCCAAGTCAGACTCAACAACTTTTGACACATAAAACAGAAAAGACAATGCCACTAGCAGTactttttgactaaaaaaatagtaaaaacaacGCCTCTATTGcactaaaatattattcacaGTTCAAACACTTTATATTTACAGCGTGGTTCACAATTTAATAAGTTTACATAGTATTTTTGCcgtgttttttaatatgtataataatatatttattttcctaatgaacaaaaaatatatatatatcctccaGCGAAGCGTGAGCACGACGCTAGCAATACCTCATCCAACAATACTAGGGTATCTACCGAGGGGACCAATTTATGGTGAAAGATTCTCCGTCGAAAACAAGGAATTGTCTCTGATTCCTAGCTCTTTCAGTACCTATACGTCCCTTTCtccaaattaaatatttggtCTGAGCCTCTCCATTGGATGGATTGGAAAAACAATCCATGAAACAGACACATACCAGCAAGGCAATACATCcatttaattaaacctttacATATATTCCGTGACAACTCAAAAGCATTTACATTCTTTTTATGATGAACATATCTTCTGATAAGTTTGTGTCTCAACCAACATTAATCTTCTTGAAAGATCTTGAGTTCTTCTGTcttcatcaaaatttaataaattttctaaaatattggGTAAAGATTTAAAacgagaaaaatataaaaatataacatattaaCTACTTAGCTAACCTcaacatatgtatttattttgttttctgacAGTGTGatgcaaaaattaattaaacaaagaatatatttttttatgggcaAAAGAGGCCACAAAAATGTGAGCTTCAAAttcaaagatttattttttctaaataataataatactaaagtttgttttcttagaagatttataaaatcttaattagcTAGAAACTCTATGTCAACTAGaataccaaaacaaaaatccaaaattataaaagaaagaaacatgaaatccaaaaatatcaaaaaatcaaaaaataacaagaaaaattatcaaaattatcaaaactagGAGCCttgacaagatttttttatatctaaaaatgcAATGGTCCAAGTAGCTACACAAtggctattttaaaaaaaaataacctttataaattcttgtaaaaaattaaatatgatccACCAAtcggattaaaaattataatttttttgagttgatatTCGTTATATTTgacttaaatatattaataaatatatctgatagaatatttatataatcTATCTTAAACAGGTACTTATCCATTTATAACACACTCACTGTTGAGAATAACTTGATATCGCAGGCATGAGCACACACAAAGTCTTCATTCCTATCATTCACCATACctgttgagagagagagatggctgATAAACCTCATGCAGTGGGTGCGCACCTTTTCCAGACCAAGGCCACAAAAATCCAATGCTCAAACTAGCAAAAATCCTACTCTTCAATGGCTTTCACATCACCTTTGTTAATACTGAATATAACCACACGCTTACTCATGTCTAGAGGCACCAGCTCTCTTGATAGCTTGCCAGACTTTCAATTCGAAACTATCCACGGTGGTCTTCCACCATCAGATATGCTGATTCCACTCAAGACAACATGACTCTTTGTTACTCGACCTCCACAACCTGCTTTGACTTGGATCATGAGAGTAatgtaaattttaaagaataaaattaaaaataaaaaatatttactaaaaaaacatcaaacaaaaaaaatcaagttaactaATTAACCCGCTAAATTAATGatgtatttcataaaaatataacaatttaattaaaaataaattatatattaaaagataaaattaaaaaaatattaaataaaatattttaataaagagTGATAGGGGGTGGTACAGTAAAATccatgtgtttttgtttttatattaaaatccgCATCTCTGCCATATCTCTACTTGGTAAGAAAAGTGATTGATAACTTTGTCACCTTGCTTGGTTTTTAGCCCGTGCTTGATTAATGTAATTTGACATTAGCTGGGTGAAAGTGATAGCATTGTCGTCTTATTTGCCTGCCTGTATTCATGCTCGTAGTTATGACATGGGTGGGTCCACCCCAATACTGAAACTGGCCTCCACCTGTCGGTGTTAAATTAAATGGGTCCCGTGCTCCAATTACAGGCATTGATCTTATCTCATGCAGAGAAAAAGAGTTTGTAATTTTATACACACATAATAAATCATGGGATTTCTTACAAACAAGGAAAACATAAGAATGTACATGTAGGAATGAATGATGACACAAGCAGTGGTTTAGATACAACAAATAATcacaaatcataattttgataatttctATCGGCATATTCATTAATTGCTTTGTTGGTTTACAAGAGACATGGCCAAGGCCGAGTATTATTACCGACGTGAGAGAGGGCATGCAAAACACACTTGCAATTATGAGCATATAAAGCACTCCAATCCGACTATTTACTGGCTCCTTACCCTGTATAGTTGTTAGTATAGATTCGATGTTCGTTTTATATcctgtttttgctttttaaaaatattttaaaaaaattatttttttaattttaaaataatatttttggtgtttttatattgttttaatatactgatatcaaaaataatttttacaaactaaaaacatattattttaatttattttaaaaaataattattattacactctcaaatatgtttatatatatatatatatatatatatatatatatatatatatatattgatgtggCTAGCTTGGTCCCTGaatgttataatataaaatccaaCAACCTTGTTATAATATAAAGTTAGAACTAATAGGACAAATGACTTTAATGAATATGCAATTCAGTTTAggccattaattaatttatttattttggctcATTTACCCAATACGAATGTATCTACTGAGTGGATCGATTTCTGGTGAAAAGATtgcattaaaaaagaagaaggaattgtCTATGAAAATGTATGGTTTGAGCGTCTCCCATGCATGTattggaaagaaaattaaacatgatataaatCCATGAAACCTACGCATACCTACATTCATTTAATTGAACCTTCCATattgtttgatatatatatatatataaaaaaaaaggattaaaaacagATTTTAGGTgtcaaccaaaaccaaaactaaatCTCTTCGTGAAGAATTTTGAAAGCCCATTTTCCATTTCGTCTTGTGCCTTcagaaaaacttaattaatgttaggtaaccaaaatataaaaaaaaatagcataccTCTTTAACTATATATGCGGCCAACCTCATGAGATCTACTCATTTTGTTCGGTGGCAGCGTCTTAATTCCTATCATTCACCAATctgttgagagagagagagagagagagagagagagagagagagagagagatggctgATAAACCTCATGCTGTGTGCGTCCCTTTTCCAGCCCAAGGCCACATAAACCCAATGCTCAAACTAGCAAAAATCCTCCACTTCAATGGCTTTCACATCACCTTTGTTAATACTGAATATAACCACAGACGCTTACTCAGGTCTAGAGGCGCCAGCTCTCTTGATGGCTTGCCAGACTTTCAATTCGAAACTATCCCTGATGGTCTTCCACCATCAGATGCTGATTCCACTCAAGACATCTTGACTCTTTGTTACTCCACCTCCAAGACTTGCTTAGCCCCATTTCGTGATCTTATTGCCAAACTCAACTCTTCCAGTGTTATACCCCAGGTAACATGTATTGTCTCTGACGCTGTAATGAATTTCACTCTTGATGCAGCTGAAGAATTTGGAATTCCTGATGCACTGTTTTGGACTCCTAGCGCCTGTGGTGTTTTGGGCTACTCAAAATGTCGTTCACTTTTTGAAAGAGGCTTGACACCTGTTAAAGGTATCTGTTTAAACGAAACTCGAAAGATTGTCTTGTGAATCTTAGTAAAATGCATGGTATTTACTTCAACTTATACTACATGTTTTTTGTTTGCAGATGTGAGTTATATAACAAATGAATTCTTAGAAACAGCTATAGAATGGATTCCAGGAAAGGAAAATATCCGTTTGAGGGATCTTCCAAGTTTAGTTACAACTGCAGACGTGGACGAAATCAATTTGATTATAACACTAATAGAAAGAACTTCAAGAGCTTCTGCTGTCATTTTTAACACATTTGAATCCTTCGAACGAGATGTTTTGGATGCTCTCTCCACAATGTTTCCTCCAATTTACACTCTCGGTCCTCTTCAATTGCTTGTTGATCAGTTTCCAAACGGTAATCTGAAAAATTTTGGTTCAAATCTTTGGAAAGAAGAGCCTGGGTGCATTGAGTGGCTTGATTCAAAAGAA from the Populus nigra chromosome 1, ddPopNigr1.1, whole genome shotgun sequence genome contains:
- the LOC133692174 gene encoding 7-deoxyloganetin glucosyltransferase-like, producing the protein MADKPHAVCVPFPAQGHINPMLKLAKILHFNGFHITFVNTEYNHRRLLRSRGASSLDGLPDFQFETIPDGLPPSDADSTQDILTLCYSTSKTCLAPFRDLIAKLNSSSVIPQVTCIVSDAVMNFTLDAAEEFGIPDALFWTPSACGVLGYSKCRSLFERGLTPVKDVSYITNEFLETAIEWIPGKENIRLRDLPSLVTTADVDEINLIITLIERTSRASAVIFNTFESFERDVLDALSTMFPPIYTLGPLQLLVDQFPNGNLKNFGSNLWKEEPGCIEWLDSKEPNSVVYVNFGSITVITPQQMMEFAWGLANSNKPFLWIIRPDLVEGESAMLPSEFVSETKKRGMLANWCPQELVLKHPSIGGFLSHMGWNSTMDSICAGVPLICWPFFADQQTNCMFACTKWGIGMQIDNNVKRDEVEKLVRELMEGEKGKDMKRKAMEWKTKAEEVTRPGGSSFENLEALVKVLACKQTC